TGCTGATGCGCAGCACGGTCTTGTCACCGTCGCTGTGCCATGCGGTGCTCAGGCCCGGCTGCCTGGGCAGGTCCAGCGTCTTGGCCAGGCCAAAATAGAGCAGGTGGTGCGCTACCACGTTGTCGTCCTCGATCACGTCGAACGCGGCCACCGTCTGCGCCGGCTTCGCACCGTGCAGCAGGTCCGCGTCGCTGTACTCGGCGACCGACGTGCTGCCGAGCGCGGCGGCATCCACCGGCTTGCTGCTTTCGTGCAGCAGCTTGCCCGCCATGTCGTAGACGCGCGTGCGCAGCGTGGCCTTGAAGGGCTCGGTGCGGTCGGACACCAGGTGCAGCGTGGTCTGGCCGTCGCGACGGATCGGCACCACGTCCACCGGTGCATAGAAGCGCCTGGCGTGGAACTGCAGCGCCTTCCAGCGACCGTTGTAGTCGATGCTGGACCACGACGGGCCCGGCCACACGTCGTTGAGCTGCCAGTACAGCGAGCCCATGCTCTGCGGACGCGCACTGCGCAGATGTTCCGCCGCCAGTTCGATACCCTCCGCCTGCATCAGCTGGCTGAGGTAGACGAACGAAGCAAAGTCCTTCGGCTCGCCGTAGTTGCCGCGGATGTAGAGCAGCAGGCGGTCGTTGCCGTTGCCGTTGGCGAACTTCTGGTGCGCGCGCATCACCGGTGAGTTCGGCGCCATGTCGGCTGGCGTGGCGAAGCTTTCGATGGTGGACATCACCGGGAACGACTGCAGGCCGTACTCGGACTGGAAGCGCGGCGTGATGTCCAGGTAGTGCTCGATGGGCTCGGAGCCGGACCACACTTTCCAGTAGTGGTAGTCGCCATCGTTGAGCACGTTGGCTTCGCCGTCGAAATCCGTGCTGGGCGAGCTGGCCCAGTACGGCACGTCCGGATCGTTGTTCTTCACCACCTCGCGTAGCGTGTGACCGAACAACTCGGTCATGCCGCTTTCGATGCGCTGGCGCTCGGCGTCGCTGATCGACTTCCTGAAGTCGAGGCGATCCGGCCAGGATTCCCAACCCGTCTGCACTTCGTTGTTGCCGCACCACAGGACGATGCTGGGGTGGTTGCGCAGGCGGCGCACCTGTTCCTCGGCCTCCACGCGCGAGTTGCCGAGGAACTCATGGTCATAAGGCGTGATCGCACCGCCGAACATGAAGTCCTGCCAGATCATGATGCCGAGCTGGTCGGCCAGGTCGTAGAAGGCATCGCTCTGGTAGTAACCGCCGCCCCACATGCGCAGCATGTTCATGTTGCCGTCGCGGGCGGAGGTGAGCAGCTGCTTCAGCTGCTCGGGCGTGGTGCGCTCGGGGAAGCTGTCGGTCGGGATGAGGTCCGCGCCCTTGGCGAAGATGGGCACGCCGTTGACCACGAAGGCGAAGCCGCGGCCCCACTGGTCGTGATCGCGGCGCAGCTCGACGCTGCGCAGGCCCGTGTTGCGGTCGGCACTGGCCAGCGTGTCGGTGCCGCGGGTCACGTCGACGTGGAAGCGATAGAGGTTCTGCTTGCCGTAACCGACGGGCCACCAGCGATCGGGATGGGCGATGGCAAAGGGCAGGCTCAGCGTGTTGTCGCCGGCCTTCAGGGTGACGTCCTGCGCCGTCTCGCCTTGGCTGCCGTCCGGCGCGGTCCAGTTGACGGTGACGTGCGCGGGGCCGGCCTTGCCCGCCTGCAGCGAGACTTCCGCGGCGAGCTGCGCGTGGTCGGCGTCGACATGCGGCTGGGCGATATGGACATCCTCCAGCCGCGCATCCGTCCAGCTTTCCAGGCGAACGGGCTGCCAGATGCCCAGCGTGACGAAGCGCGGGCCCCAGTCCCAGCCGTACTGGTAGTTGGCCTTGCGCACGTAGTTGGACGTCTGCTTGCCCTTGGGTTCGTCGCCGAACGCCGAGTCGAACTCGCCGGGCAGGGCATACGGCTGCATCAGCAGCCACGGTTGCAGCTTGGCGATGGGCGAGTGCAGGCGCAGGGTGAGCGTATTGCTGCCGGCGTGCAGCACTTTCTTCACCGGGATGCGCCAGCGGCGGAACATGTTGCCGGTCTTCAGCAGCGGCTTGTCGTTGACGATGACGTCGGCAAACGTATCCACGCCGTCGAACACCAGCTCCACGTGATCCTGCTTGAGCGTGGCCGCATCGACGTTGAAGCTGAGCTGGTAATCCCAGTCGGCCAGGCCGATCCACTGCAGCTGCGCTTCGTTGTCGCGGTAGAACGGGTCGCCGATGTTGCCGGTCGTCAGCAGATCGGTCTGTACGCTGCCGGGCACATGGGCCGGCGTCCAGCCCGTCAGATCGGGGTGTTGGGCGACCTGTGCCGCATCGGGTGACAGGCGGAACTGCCAGCCGTCGTTGAGCGGAGTGATGGTGGCGGCCGCCCAGGTGATGGCAGGCGCGAAGGTGAGGGCGGCCAGCAGGCCGGTGGACAGACGGGTCAGGGACGGCAAGGCAGGGCGCTCCAGATCTCGCTGAAAGGTGGCTTATCGCACGGGCCGGCGTCAGAGGGGCGCCGGCTCAAAAAAATGGGCGCTCAGGGAGCGCCCAAAGTGGGGGGCTTACAACTTGAATCCGAGGTTGAGCGTGCGGGTGGGCGCGTTCTCGTACGCATGGAACGGTTCGGCCGTGGCGGTGTGGTCGACATGGCAGGTCGGGTCCATCAGGTTCGTGTCGCCGCGCGAGACGCGCGCGTGGTCGTTGCCCGGGCGGCCGACGGAGGCGTCCGCCGCCGTGCCCATCCAAAGTGCGTTCTTCCGATAAGTCACGCCTACCTTCCTGCAACGTTGAACGGGCTGTGGGGCGACGCGCATCAGGCGCGCTGCCCGTGGTTTTCGGGACGAACTCCCCCGCACTGCCTGGCGGCGGTGACAAGGGTCTTCGGGTGAGTTGGCCGGTTGGGGCCGGCGAGGGAACGGGTCGCTTGCCAGCGCTGGACCAGATGCCGATGGGGCCGTCGGGCAGCCGTGGGGGGCGCCCTCGCCTTCTCGGTGTCACGCGACTCAGACCGCTTGCCTCAGAACCCCTGCCGTATCGCTGGCCACGTGTGGCGGTCGCCGACGACAGGTCATTCTTGGAGTGCGTGGACAACCTTGTCAACAGAAAATTTAACTCGATCTAAAAATAATGCGTGTGCGTAACTGATTGATTTGGCGGAATGAAAAGATCAGGCCGGATATTGCGCTGCAATATCTTGGAGGGCGTTTTTAAATCGATCCAAGCTGATGGCCTATGGCGAGCAGGACGACCATCGCCCGGGGAGTCAGGCGGGGACTGGCATTCATGCGGCTGACGCTGGATCGCGGCGGCGGCGATGGATCACCCGCCGGTTTTGCTGCGTTGCATCGCAAGCTCGCGCGCAGGGCGGGCCGGGGCTGGCCTTCCGCCGGTGCTGGACCATGGCCAGGGGGCGCGGGAAGTTGGTGCCTTCACCAATCCGTCACAACCGGTCCCTAGGCTCCGGGGCCGTCTGGGTGCCGTAGCCAGCTTCGGCGAATACGGTCGGAGGAGGGCGCGGTGCGCGAAAAGCATGGGGCGTGGTCGGCGCTGTTCGCGGAGAAGGGCGCGACGCTGAGCAAGTATTTCCTGCGTCGCGTGGCGCATCGCTGGGATGCGCAGGACCTGGTGCAGGAGGTCTACCTGCGCCTCTTGCGCATCGAGCCGGACGACGCGGCCAACATCCGCAGCCCCGAGGCGTATCTTTTCACCGTGGCGGCGAACCTGGTGAAGGAGCACGCCGTGCTGCGCCAGCAGCAGCCGCTGGGCAGCGATCAGCTGGAACAGGTGGTGGAGCAACTCGTGGCGCCGACCAACCTCGAAGCGGACATGGACCGCGAACGGCGGCAGGAGCGCCTGGGCGTGCTGATCGATCGCCTGTCGCCCAAGTGCAAGGCCGTGCTCATCATGCATTATCGCGACGACCTGTCGTATCGCGAGATCGCCGAGCGCATGTCCATCTCGACGAACATGGTGAAGAAGTACATCGTGAAAGGCTTGGCGGCATGCAGGCAAAGGATGGCCGACTATGAATGATTCCTCCCAGTTCGACGCCGCACGGCAGGCGCGGCGCATCACCGAACAGGCGGTGTCCTGGTACATCGAGCAGCAGGAGCCGCTGAGCGAACGCCGGCGCGTGGCCTTCCTCGAATGGTTGCGCGCGTCGCCGCGCCACGTGGCGGAATACCTCGCGGTGGCGCAGATGCATGGTGACCTGCGGGCGGCCGCCGCGCTGAAGACCATCACGACCGACGAGCTGGTCGAGCAGGCCAGCAGCAACAACCCCGTCGTCATGTTCCCGCACATGGATCGGGCCATGCATGAGCCACCGGCGCCGCGCACGGGGCGCGCGCATCGCGTGGTCGCCGGGCTGGTGGCGGTGGCCGCCGCGGTGGCGGTCGCGTGGCTTGGTGTGGGGCCATGGCGTTCCGCCCATGGCTACGTCGAACAGAGCTACGCCGCCGATGCCGCTGCCGTGCGTTCCGTGGCGCTACCCGATGGCACGTTGGTGCAGATGGAGCGGGGCAGCGTCATCGACGTGCATTTCGATGGCCGCCTGCGCCGCATTGAAGTGGTGCGGGGCAATGCGCTGTTCGATGTGGGCAAGGATGCGGATAGGCCCATGCTGGTCAACGTGGGCGGACATATCCTGCAGGACATCGGCACCGTATTCGACGTCAGGCGCGATGTGCATGGCGACACGCTTACCGTCATCAGCGGTCGCGTGCGCGTGCTCAATGCGCCGGACACGCCGCTGGCGGCCTTTGATTTCTCCCTGCTGGAGGGCGAGGCCGTGGCGGATCTCACGGCAGGCCAGCAGATCTCCCTGGGCACGGCCAGCGTGGGGGTGAAAGAGCCTGCGCAGATCGCCAGGACCACGGCATGGCTGCCTGCGGACATACGTTTTCAGCACGAGACCATCGGCA
This genomic interval from Dyella japonica A8 contains the following:
- a CDS encoding FecR family protein; this translates as MNDSSQFDAARQARRITEQAVSWYIEQQEPLSERRRVAFLEWLRASPRHVAEYLAVAQMHGDLRAAAALKTITTDELVEQASSNNPVVMFPHMDRAMHEPPAPRTGRAHRVVAGLVAVAAAVAVAWLGVGPWRSAHGYVEQSYAADAAAVRSVALPDGTLVQMERGSVIDVHFDGRLRRIEVVRGNALFDVGKDADRPMLVNVGGHILQDIGTVFDVRRDVHGDTLTVISGRVRVLNAPDTPLAAFDFSLLEGEAVADLTAGQQISLGTASVGVKEPAQIARTTAWLPADIRFQHETIGNVARRFNAYTSRPLVIENEDIAQERISGIFHADNPQAFAAYLATLPDVRVIEERDRVRIVAANQMETKARRL
- a CDS encoding RNA polymerase sigma factor — its product is MREKHGAWSALFAEKGATLSKYFLRRVAHRWDAQDLVQEVYLRLLRIEPDDAANIRSPEAYLFTVAANLVKEHAVLRQQQPLGSDQLEQVVEQLVAPTNLEADMDRERRQERLGVLIDRLSPKCKAVLIMHYRDDLSYREIAERMSISTNMVKKYIVKGLAACRQRMADYE
- a CDS encoding beta-mannosidase, producing MPSLTRLSTGLLAALTFAPAITWAAATITPLNDGWQFRLSPDAAQVAQHPDLTGWTPAHVPGSVQTDLLTTGNIGDPFYRDNEAQLQWIGLADWDYQLSFNVDAATLKQDHVELVFDGVDTFADVIVNDKPLLKTGNMFRRWRIPVKKVLHAGSNTLTLRLHSPIAKLQPWLLMQPYALPGEFDSAFGDEPKGKQTSNYVRKANYQYGWDWGPRFVTLGIWQPVRLESWTDARLEDVHIAQPHVDADHAQLAAEVSLQAGKAGPAHVTVNWTAPDGSQGETAQDVTLKAGDNTLSLPFAIAHPDRWWPVGYGKQNLYRFHVDVTRGTDTLASADRNTGLRSVELRRDHDQWGRGFAFVVNGVPIFAKGADLIPTDSFPERTTPEQLKQLLTSARDGNMNMLRMWGGGYYQSDAFYDLADQLGIMIWQDFMFGGAITPYDHEFLGNSRVEAEEQVRRLRNHPSIVLWCGNNEVQTGWESWPDRLDFRKSISDAERQRIESGMTELFGHTLREVVKNNDPDVPYWASSPSTDFDGEANVLNDGDYHYWKVWSGSEPIEHYLDITPRFQSEYGLQSFPVMSTIESFATPADMAPNSPVMRAHQKFANGNGNDRLLLYIRGNYGEPKDFASFVYLSQLMQAEGIELAAEHLRSARPQSMGSLYWQLNDVWPGPSWSSIDYNGRWKALQFHARRFYAPVDVVPIRRDGQTTLHLVSDRTEPFKATLRTRVYDMAGKLLHESSKPVDAAALGSTSVAEYSDADLLHGAKPAQTVAAFDVIEDDNVVAHHLLYFGLAKTLDLPRQPGLSTAWHSDGDKTVLRISTKKLARGVWIDFGKLDATLSNNAFDLLPGEHVDITVDSKADPAALKAALKLTSLVDAVKPGATP